Proteins from a single region of Ananas comosus cultivar F153 linkage group 3, ASM154086v1, whole genome shotgun sequence:
- the LOC109707563 gene encoding uncharacterized protein LOC109707563 isoform X3, whose product MSQHLTMLHTLNFPDQSHSKFVKLTSCLQYNYAAGSQVCREILFRLVNLRSHRPRCKFFCLQVAHSTKAGHVQKEDTDYDNIRLNSLFHVQTLRNFPVEKLSGEVVLVRLDSTVLLESLPSDSRSLSLNRTLATIKHLHNAGAKVLLISNWGQSADPMISSEFLADYLSSLLQLKVVPASGVSNFMEANAGELQYADIFLLDDLAKHREEILASTVGVARFCHASIAGFCFEEELNQLLTIIDTSRRPYYAIIGGSNFSRKSAALHHLASKCDGLVFVGKLAFQVMKALGLPVPAFCVEQNAVGEALKLIKLAESRKIPMYYPDDFWCLSDSSTKPLDIVRSDEIVSGWTPVDLGPSSLKRISSLISGCKKILWVGSSDCGLLKRNTVGASELAQMLETTRKSGCDVIVVGGAACKALAGISTSSPQYTMFHSASVVWEFLKGRTLPGVTALDKAYPHDIKWNTIFSDPTRPLVVDIGSGNGLFLFEMARRWKYSNFLGLEINEKLVTRCLDYVLQCNLKNVHFISANATSTFRSIVSSYPGDLVLVAIQCPNPDFNKEEHRWRMVQRILVEAIIDLLVTSGKVFLQSDIEAVAIRMKEQFILYGKGEVSVDGGDGTEWIDENPLGVRSDWERHVIGRGAPMYRTILIKA is encoded by the exons ATGAGTCAGCATTTAACAATGCTGCACACATTAAACTTTCCTGATCAATCTCATTCTAAGTTTGTTAAGCTTACATCATGCCTCCAATACAATTATGCTGCTGGATCGCAGGTCTGCAGAGAGATTCTCTTTAGATTAG TTAATTTGAGATCTCACCGTCCACGatgcaaatttttttgtttgcaaGTAGCACATTCAACAAAGGCAGGTCATGTTCAGAAAGAG GACACGGACTATGATAATATTAGGTTGAATTCACTTTTCCATGTACAAACCCTCAGGAACTTTCCTGTCGAAAAACTTTCTGGAGAAGTTGTTCTTGTGCGTCTTGATTCTACTGTCCTGTTAGAATCACTACCATCAGATTCGAGGAGTTTATCATTGAATAGAACCCTTGCAACCATTAAGCATTTGCATAATGCTGGAGCCAAAGTACTTTTAATCAGCAACTGGGGCCAATCTGCTGATCCCATGATTTCGTCAGAGTTTCTTGCAG ATTATTTGTCATCGCTTCTCCAACTAAAAGTTGTCCCGGCCAGTGGAGTTTCTAATTTCATGGAAGCCAATGCTGGAGAGTTACAGTATGCTGATATTTTTCTTCTTGACGACCTGGCAAAGCACAGAGAAGAG ATTCTTGCATCAACTGTTGGTGTTGCTCGGTTCTGCCATGCATCTATTGCGGGGTTCTGCTTTGAAGAGGAGCTAAATCAGCTACTGACGATCATCGACACCTCAAGACGACCATATTATGCAATT ATTGGAGGGAGTAATTTCTCCAGAAAATCAGCTGCTCTGCATCATTTGGCTTCTAAATGTGATGGGCTAGTTTTCGTTGGCAAATTGGCATTTCAAGTTATGAAAGCCTTGGGACTTCCTGTTCCTGCATTTTGTGTAGAACAAAATGCTGTTGGGGAGGCACTAAAGCTGATTAAGCTTGCAGAGAGTAGGAAAATTCCAATGTATTACCCTGATGACTTTTGGTGTCTCAGCGACAGCAGTACCAAACCACTAGATATAGTCAGATCTGATGAAATAGTGAGTG GATGGACACCAGTTGACCTAGGACCATCATCACTGAAGAGAATTTCTTCCTTGATTTCAGGATGCAAG AAAATTTTGTGGGTCGGTTCTTCAGACTGTGGTTTATTAAAACGAAATACAGTCGGAGCATCAGAATTGGCTCAGATGCTTGAAACAACAAGAAAAAGTGGCTGCGATGTGATTGTTGTTGGTGGTGCAGCATGCAAGGCACTGGCTGGAATATCAACTTCTTCACCTCAGTATACAATGTTCCATAGTGCATCAGTTGTTTGGGAATTTCTCAAAGGAAGAACATTGCCTGGTGTCACGGCATTAGACAAA GCCTATCCACATGACATTAAATGGAATACTATCTTTAGCGATCCAACTCGGCCTTTAGTTGTTGATATTGGAAGTG GAAATGGTCTATTTCTTTTCGAAATGGCTAGAAGATGGAAATATTCCAATTTTCTTGGGCTTGAGATTAATGAAAAG CTTGTTACGCGATGCCTAGATTATGTGCTTCAATGCAACCTGAAGAATGT ACATTTCATATCCGCCAATGCAACTTCTACATTTCGCTCTATAGTTTCAAGTTATCCTGGAGACTTGGTTCTCGTCGCAATACAG TGCCCAAATCCTgatttcaataaagaagaacATCGATGGAGGATGGTGCAGAGAATACTTGTCGAAGCAATCATCGATCTTCTTGTAACCAGTGGAAAG GTATTCCTGCAGTCCGACATCGAGGCTGTTGCCATCAGAATGAAAGAGCAATTCATTCTGTATGGGAAGGGGGAAGTGTCTGTGGATGGGGGCGACGGAACGGAATGGATCGACGAGAATCCTCTCGGCGTTCGCTCGGACTGGGAGCGGCACGTCATCGGGCGCGGAGCTCCCATGTATAGAACAATTCTCATAAAAGCTTGA
- the LOC109707563 gene encoding uncharacterized protein LOC109707563 isoform X2: MSQHLTMLHTLNFPDQSHSKFVKLTSCLQYNYAAGSQVCREILFRLVNLRSHRPRCKFFCLQVAHSTKAGHVQKEDTDYDNIRLNSLFHVQTLRNFPVEKLSGEVVLVRLDSTVLLESLPSDSRSLSLNRTLATIKHLHNAGAKVLLISNWGQSADPMISSEFLADYLSSLLQLKVVPASGVSNFMEANAGELQYADIFLLDDLAKHREEVSNCLEFSKKLSSGATIFVNDAFSLSHKILASTVGVARFCHASIAGFCFEEELNQLLTIIDTSRRPYYAIIGGSNFSRKSAALHHLASKCDGLVFVGKLAFQVMKALGLPVPAFCVEQNAVGEALKLIKLAESRKIPMYYPDDFWCLSDSSTKPLDIVRSDEIVSGCKKILWVGSSDCGLLKRNTVGASELAQMLETTRKSGCDVIVVGGAACKALAGISTSSPQYTMFHSASVVWEFLKGRTLPGVTALDKAYPHDIKWNTIFSDPTRPLVVDIGSGNGLFLFEMARRWKYSNFLGLEINEKLVTRCLDYVLQCNLKNVHFISANATSTFRSIVSSYPGDLVLVAIQCPNPDFNKEEHRWRMVQRILVEAIIDLLVTSGKVFLQSDIEAVAIRMKEQFILYGKGEVSVDGGDGTEWIDENPLGVRSDWERHVIGRGAPMYRTILIKA, from the exons ATGAGTCAGCATTTAACAATGCTGCACACATTAAACTTTCCTGATCAATCTCATTCTAAGTTTGTTAAGCTTACATCATGCCTCCAATACAATTATGCTGCTGGATCGCAGGTCTGCAGAGAGATTCTCTTTAGATTAG TTAATTTGAGATCTCACCGTCCACGatgcaaatttttttgtttgcaaGTAGCACATTCAACAAAGGCAGGTCATGTTCAGAAAGAG GACACGGACTATGATAATATTAGGTTGAATTCACTTTTCCATGTACAAACCCTCAGGAACTTTCCTGTCGAAAAACTTTCTGGAGAAGTTGTTCTTGTGCGTCTTGATTCTACTGTCCTGTTAGAATCACTACCATCAGATTCGAGGAGTTTATCATTGAATAGAACCCTTGCAACCATTAAGCATTTGCATAATGCTGGAGCCAAAGTACTTTTAATCAGCAACTGGGGCCAATCTGCTGATCCCATGATTTCGTCAGAGTTTCTTGCAG ATTATTTGTCATCGCTTCTCCAACTAAAAGTTGTCCCGGCCAGTGGAGTTTCTAATTTCATGGAAGCCAATGCTGGAGAGTTACAGTATGCTGATATTTTTCTTCTTGACGACCTGGCAAAGCACAGAGAAGAGGTTTCTAATTGTCTCGAGTTCTCCAAGAAATTATCTTCTGGAGCCACTATCTTTGTTAATGATGCTTTCTCCTTGTCACATAAGATTCTTGCATCAACTGTTGGTGTTGCTCGGTTCTGCCATGCATCTATTGCGGGGTTCTGCTTTGAAGAGGAGCTAAATCAGCTACTGACGATCATCGACACCTCAAGACGACCATATTATGCAATT ATTGGAGGGAGTAATTTCTCCAGAAAATCAGCTGCTCTGCATCATTTGGCTTCTAAATGTGATGGGCTAGTTTTCGTTGGCAAATTGGCATTTCAAGTTATGAAAGCCTTGGGACTTCCTGTTCCTGCATTTTGTGTAGAACAAAATGCTGTTGGGGAGGCACTAAAGCTGATTAAGCTTGCAGAGAGTAGGAAAATTCCAATGTATTACCCTGATGACTTTTGGTGTCTCAGCGACAGCAGTACCAAACCACTAGATATAGTCAGATCTGATGAAATAGTGAGTG GATGCAAG AAAATTTTGTGGGTCGGTTCTTCAGACTGTGGTTTATTAAAACGAAATACAGTCGGAGCATCAGAATTGGCTCAGATGCTTGAAACAACAAGAAAAAGTGGCTGCGATGTGATTGTTGTTGGTGGTGCAGCATGCAAGGCACTGGCTGGAATATCAACTTCTTCACCTCAGTATACAATGTTCCATAGTGCATCAGTTGTTTGGGAATTTCTCAAAGGAAGAACATTGCCTGGTGTCACGGCATTAGACAAA GCCTATCCACATGACATTAAATGGAATACTATCTTTAGCGATCCAACTCGGCCTTTAGTTGTTGATATTGGAAGTG GAAATGGTCTATTTCTTTTCGAAATGGCTAGAAGATGGAAATATTCCAATTTTCTTGGGCTTGAGATTAATGAAAAG CTTGTTACGCGATGCCTAGATTATGTGCTTCAATGCAACCTGAAGAATGT ACATTTCATATCCGCCAATGCAACTTCTACATTTCGCTCTATAGTTTCAAGTTATCCTGGAGACTTGGTTCTCGTCGCAATACAG TGCCCAAATCCTgatttcaataaagaagaacATCGATGGAGGATGGTGCAGAGAATACTTGTCGAAGCAATCATCGATCTTCTTGTAACCAGTGGAAAG GTATTCCTGCAGTCCGACATCGAGGCTGTTGCCATCAGAATGAAAGAGCAATTCATTCTGTATGGGAAGGGGGAAGTGTCTGTGGATGGGGGCGACGGAACGGAATGGATCGACGAGAATCCTCTCGGCGTTCGCTCGGACTGGGAGCGGCACGTCATCGGGCGCGGAGCTCCCATGTATAGAACAATTCTCATAAAAGCTTGA
- the LOC109707563 gene encoding uncharacterized protein LOC109707563 isoform X1: MSQHLTMLHTLNFPDQSHSKFVKLTSCLQYNYAAGSQVCREILFRLVNLRSHRPRCKFFCLQVAHSTKAGHVQKEDTDYDNIRLNSLFHVQTLRNFPVEKLSGEVVLVRLDSTVLLESLPSDSRSLSLNRTLATIKHLHNAGAKVLLISNWGQSADPMISSEFLADYLSSLLQLKVVPASGVSNFMEANAGELQYADIFLLDDLAKHREEVSNCLEFSKKLSSGATIFVNDAFSLSHKILASTVGVARFCHASIAGFCFEEELNQLLTIIDTSRRPYYAIIGGSNFSRKSAALHHLASKCDGLVFVGKLAFQVMKALGLPVPAFCVEQNAVGEALKLIKLAESRKIPMYYPDDFWCLSDSSTKPLDIVRSDEIVSGWTPVDLGPSSLKRISSLISGCKKILWVGSSDCGLLKRNTVGASELAQMLETTRKSGCDVIVVGGAACKALAGISTSSPQYTMFHSASVVWEFLKGRTLPGVTALDKAYPHDIKWNTIFSDPTRPLVVDIGSGNGLFLFEMARRWKYSNFLGLEINEKLVTRCLDYVLQCNLKNVHFISANATSTFRSIVSSYPGDLVLVAIQCPNPDFNKEEHRWRMVQRILVEAIIDLLVTSGKVFLQSDIEAVAIRMKEQFILYGKGEVSVDGGDGTEWIDENPLGVRSDWERHVIGRGAPMYRTILIKA; this comes from the exons ATGAGTCAGCATTTAACAATGCTGCACACATTAAACTTTCCTGATCAATCTCATTCTAAGTTTGTTAAGCTTACATCATGCCTCCAATACAATTATGCTGCTGGATCGCAGGTCTGCAGAGAGATTCTCTTTAGATTAG TTAATTTGAGATCTCACCGTCCACGatgcaaatttttttgtttgcaaGTAGCACATTCAACAAAGGCAGGTCATGTTCAGAAAGAG GACACGGACTATGATAATATTAGGTTGAATTCACTTTTCCATGTACAAACCCTCAGGAACTTTCCTGTCGAAAAACTTTCTGGAGAAGTTGTTCTTGTGCGTCTTGATTCTACTGTCCTGTTAGAATCACTACCATCAGATTCGAGGAGTTTATCATTGAATAGAACCCTTGCAACCATTAAGCATTTGCATAATGCTGGAGCCAAAGTACTTTTAATCAGCAACTGGGGCCAATCTGCTGATCCCATGATTTCGTCAGAGTTTCTTGCAG ATTATTTGTCATCGCTTCTCCAACTAAAAGTTGTCCCGGCCAGTGGAGTTTCTAATTTCATGGAAGCCAATGCTGGAGAGTTACAGTATGCTGATATTTTTCTTCTTGACGACCTGGCAAAGCACAGAGAAGAGGTTTCTAATTGTCTCGAGTTCTCCAAGAAATTATCTTCTGGAGCCACTATCTTTGTTAATGATGCTTTCTCCTTGTCACATAAGATTCTTGCATCAACTGTTGGTGTTGCTCGGTTCTGCCATGCATCTATTGCGGGGTTCTGCTTTGAAGAGGAGCTAAATCAGCTACTGACGATCATCGACACCTCAAGACGACCATATTATGCAATT ATTGGAGGGAGTAATTTCTCCAGAAAATCAGCTGCTCTGCATCATTTGGCTTCTAAATGTGATGGGCTAGTTTTCGTTGGCAAATTGGCATTTCAAGTTATGAAAGCCTTGGGACTTCCTGTTCCTGCATTTTGTGTAGAACAAAATGCTGTTGGGGAGGCACTAAAGCTGATTAAGCTTGCAGAGAGTAGGAAAATTCCAATGTATTACCCTGATGACTTTTGGTGTCTCAGCGACAGCAGTACCAAACCACTAGATATAGTCAGATCTGATGAAATAGTGAGTG GATGGACACCAGTTGACCTAGGACCATCATCACTGAAGAGAATTTCTTCCTTGATTTCAGGATGCAAG AAAATTTTGTGGGTCGGTTCTTCAGACTGTGGTTTATTAAAACGAAATACAGTCGGAGCATCAGAATTGGCTCAGATGCTTGAAACAACAAGAAAAAGTGGCTGCGATGTGATTGTTGTTGGTGGTGCAGCATGCAAGGCACTGGCTGGAATATCAACTTCTTCACCTCAGTATACAATGTTCCATAGTGCATCAGTTGTTTGGGAATTTCTCAAAGGAAGAACATTGCCTGGTGTCACGGCATTAGACAAA GCCTATCCACATGACATTAAATGGAATACTATCTTTAGCGATCCAACTCGGCCTTTAGTTGTTGATATTGGAAGTG GAAATGGTCTATTTCTTTTCGAAATGGCTAGAAGATGGAAATATTCCAATTTTCTTGGGCTTGAGATTAATGAAAAG CTTGTTACGCGATGCCTAGATTATGTGCTTCAATGCAACCTGAAGAATGT ACATTTCATATCCGCCAATGCAACTTCTACATTTCGCTCTATAGTTTCAAGTTATCCTGGAGACTTGGTTCTCGTCGCAATACAG TGCCCAAATCCTgatttcaataaagaagaacATCGATGGAGGATGGTGCAGAGAATACTTGTCGAAGCAATCATCGATCTTCTTGTAACCAGTGGAAAG GTATTCCTGCAGTCCGACATCGAGGCTGTTGCCATCAGAATGAAAGAGCAATTCATTCTGTATGGGAAGGGGGAAGTGTCTGTGGATGGGGGCGACGGAACGGAATGGATCGACGAGAATCCTCTCGGCGTTCGCTCGGACTGGGAGCGGCACGTCATCGGGCGCGGAGCTCCCATGTATAGAACAATTCTCATAAAAGCTTGA
- the LOC109707563 gene encoding uncharacterized protein LOC109707563 isoform X5: protein MISSEFLADYLSSLLQLKVVPASGVSNFMEANAGELQYADIFLLDDLAKHREEVSNCLEFSKKLSSGATIFVNDAFSLSHKILASTVGVARFCHASIAGFCFEEELNQLLTIIDTSRRPYYAIIGGSNFSRKSAALHHLASKCDGLVFVGKLAFQVMKALGLPVPAFCVEQNAVGEALKLIKLAESRKIPMYYPDDFWCLSDSSTKPLDIVRSDEIVSGWTPVDLGPSSLKRISSLISGCKKILWVGSSDCGLLKRNTVGASELAQMLETTRKSGCDVIVVGGAACKALAGISTSSPQYTMFHSASVVWEFLKGRTLPGVTALDKAYPHDIKWNTIFSDPTRPLVVDIGSGNGLFLFEMARRWKYSNFLGLEINEKLVTRCLDYVLQCNLKNVHFISANATSTFRSIVSSYPGDLVLVAIQCPNPDFNKEEHRWRMVQRILVEAIIDLLVTSGKVFLQSDIEAVAIRMKEQFILYGKGEVSVDGGDGTEWIDENPLGVRSDWERHVIGRGAPMYRTILIKA from the exons ATGATTTCGTCAGAGTTTCTTGCAG ATTATTTGTCATCGCTTCTCCAACTAAAAGTTGTCCCGGCCAGTGGAGTTTCTAATTTCATGGAAGCCAATGCTGGAGAGTTACAGTATGCTGATATTTTTCTTCTTGACGACCTGGCAAAGCACAGAGAAGAGGTTTCTAATTGTCTCGAGTTCTCCAAGAAATTATCTTCTGGAGCCACTATCTTTGTTAATGATGCTTTCTCCTTGTCACATAAGATTCTTGCATCAACTGTTGGTGTTGCTCGGTTCTGCCATGCATCTATTGCGGGGTTCTGCTTTGAAGAGGAGCTAAATCAGCTACTGACGATCATCGACACCTCAAGACGACCATATTATGCAATT ATTGGAGGGAGTAATTTCTCCAGAAAATCAGCTGCTCTGCATCATTTGGCTTCTAAATGTGATGGGCTAGTTTTCGTTGGCAAATTGGCATTTCAAGTTATGAAAGCCTTGGGACTTCCTGTTCCTGCATTTTGTGTAGAACAAAATGCTGTTGGGGAGGCACTAAAGCTGATTAAGCTTGCAGAGAGTAGGAAAATTCCAATGTATTACCCTGATGACTTTTGGTGTCTCAGCGACAGCAGTACCAAACCACTAGATATAGTCAGATCTGATGAAATAGTGAGTG GATGGACACCAGTTGACCTAGGACCATCATCACTGAAGAGAATTTCTTCCTTGATTTCAGGATGCAAG AAAATTTTGTGGGTCGGTTCTTCAGACTGTGGTTTATTAAAACGAAATACAGTCGGAGCATCAGAATTGGCTCAGATGCTTGAAACAACAAGAAAAAGTGGCTGCGATGTGATTGTTGTTGGTGGTGCAGCATGCAAGGCACTGGCTGGAATATCAACTTCTTCACCTCAGTATACAATGTTCCATAGTGCATCAGTTGTTTGGGAATTTCTCAAAGGAAGAACATTGCCTGGTGTCACGGCATTAGACAAA GCCTATCCACATGACATTAAATGGAATACTATCTTTAGCGATCCAACTCGGCCTTTAGTTGTTGATATTGGAAGTG GAAATGGTCTATTTCTTTTCGAAATGGCTAGAAGATGGAAATATTCCAATTTTCTTGGGCTTGAGATTAATGAAAAG CTTGTTACGCGATGCCTAGATTATGTGCTTCAATGCAACCTGAAGAATGT ACATTTCATATCCGCCAATGCAACTTCTACATTTCGCTCTATAGTTTCAAGTTATCCTGGAGACTTGGTTCTCGTCGCAATACAG TGCCCAAATCCTgatttcaataaagaagaacATCGATGGAGGATGGTGCAGAGAATACTTGTCGAAGCAATCATCGATCTTCTTGTAACCAGTGGAAAG GTATTCCTGCAGTCCGACATCGAGGCTGTTGCCATCAGAATGAAAGAGCAATTCATTCTGTATGGGAAGGGGGAAGTGTCTGTGGATGGGGGCGACGGAACGGAATGGATCGACGAGAATCCTCTCGGCGTTCGCTCGGACTGGGAGCGGCACGTCATCGGGCGCGGAGCTCCCATGTATAGAACAATTCTCATAAAAGCTTGA
- the LOC109707563 gene encoding uncharacterized protein LOC109707563 isoform X4, which yields MFRKRNFPVEKLSGEVVLVRLDSTVLLESLPSDSRSLSLNRTLATIKHLHNAGAKVLLISNWGQSADPMISSEFLADYLSSLLQLKVVPASGVSNFMEANAGELQYADIFLLDDLAKHREEVSNCLEFSKKLSSGATIFVNDAFSLSHKILASTVGVARFCHASIAGFCFEEELNQLLTIIDTSRRPYYAIIGGSNFSRKSAALHHLASKCDGLVFVGKLAFQVMKALGLPVPAFCVEQNAVGEALKLIKLAESRKIPMYYPDDFWCLSDSSTKPLDIVRSDEIVSGWTPVDLGPSSLKRISSLISGCKKILWVGSSDCGLLKRNTVGASELAQMLETTRKSGCDVIVVGGAACKALAGISTSSPQYTMFHSASVVWEFLKGRTLPGVTALDKAYPHDIKWNTIFSDPTRPLVVDIGSGNGLFLFEMARRWKYSNFLGLEINEKLVTRCLDYVLQCNLKNVHFISANATSTFRSIVSSYPGDLVLVAIQCPNPDFNKEEHRWRMVQRILVEAIIDLLVTSGKVFLQSDIEAVAIRMKEQFILYGKGEVSVDGGDGTEWIDENPLGVRSDWERHVIGRGAPMYRTILIKA from the exons ATGTTCAGAAAGAG GAACTTTCCTGTCGAAAAACTTTCTGGAGAAGTTGTTCTTGTGCGTCTTGATTCTACTGTCCTGTTAGAATCACTACCATCAGATTCGAGGAGTTTATCATTGAATAGAACCCTTGCAACCATTAAGCATTTGCATAATGCTGGAGCCAAAGTACTTTTAATCAGCAACTGGGGCCAATCTGCTGATCCCATGATTTCGTCAGAGTTTCTTGCAG ATTATTTGTCATCGCTTCTCCAACTAAAAGTTGTCCCGGCCAGTGGAGTTTCTAATTTCATGGAAGCCAATGCTGGAGAGTTACAGTATGCTGATATTTTTCTTCTTGACGACCTGGCAAAGCACAGAGAAGAGGTTTCTAATTGTCTCGAGTTCTCCAAGAAATTATCTTCTGGAGCCACTATCTTTGTTAATGATGCTTTCTCCTTGTCACATAAGATTCTTGCATCAACTGTTGGTGTTGCTCGGTTCTGCCATGCATCTATTGCGGGGTTCTGCTTTGAAGAGGAGCTAAATCAGCTACTGACGATCATCGACACCTCAAGACGACCATATTATGCAATT ATTGGAGGGAGTAATTTCTCCAGAAAATCAGCTGCTCTGCATCATTTGGCTTCTAAATGTGATGGGCTAGTTTTCGTTGGCAAATTGGCATTTCAAGTTATGAAAGCCTTGGGACTTCCTGTTCCTGCATTTTGTGTAGAACAAAATGCTGTTGGGGAGGCACTAAAGCTGATTAAGCTTGCAGAGAGTAGGAAAATTCCAATGTATTACCCTGATGACTTTTGGTGTCTCAGCGACAGCAGTACCAAACCACTAGATATAGTCAGATCTGATGAAATAGTGAGTG GATGGACACCAGTTGACCTAGGACCATCATCACTGAAGAGAATTTCTTCCTTGATTTCAGGATGCAAG AAAATTTTGTGGGTCGGTTCTTCAGACTGTGGTTTATTAAAACGAAATACAGTCGGAGCATCAGAATTGGCTCAGATGCTTGAAACAACAAGAAAAAGTGGCTGCGATGTGATTGTTGTTGGTGGTGCAGCATGCAAGGCACTGGCTGGAATATCAACTTCTTCACCTCAGTATACAATGTTCCATAGTGCATCAGTTGTTTGGGAATTTCTCAAAGGAAGAACATTGCCTGGTGTCACGGCATTAGACAAA GCCTATCCACATGACATTAAATGGAATACTATCTTTAGCGATCCAACTCGGCCTTTAGTTGTTGATATTGGAAGTG GAAATGGTCTATTTCTTTTCGAAATGGCTAGAAGATGGAAATATTCCAATTTTCTTGGGCTTGAGATTAATGAAAAG CTTGTTACGCGATGCCTAGATTATGTGCTTCAATGCAACCTGAAGAATGT ACATTTCATATCCGCCAATGCAACTTCTACATTTCGCTCTATAGTTTCAAGTTATCCTGGAGACTTGGTTCTCGTCGCAATACAG TGCCCAAATCCTgatttcaataaagaagaacATCGATGGAGGATGGTGCAGAGAATACTTGTCGAAGCAATCATCGATCTTCTTGTAACCAGTGGAAAG GTATTCCTGCAGTCCGACATCGAGGCTGTTGCCATCAGAATGAAAGAGCAATTCATTCTGTATGGGAAGGGGGAAGTGTCTGTGGATGGGGGCGACGGAACGGAATGGATCGACGAGAATCCTCTCGGCGTTCGCTCGGACTGGGAGCGGCACGTCATCGGGCGCGGAGCTCCCATGTATAGAACAATTCTCATAAAAGCTTGA